The genomic segment GCCTCGTCGAGTGAAGATATCTCGTCGTTCACGGCTAAGCGGCTCTCGTGGTAATTAGTAGTGATCGTAATGAATATCGGGTGCTTTTCCGTAGACGGGCCGCATCGACAAGGTGTTCCCGACGGTGTGCGGCCACACGGGTCCCGTACTGGACATCGACTGGTGCCCTCACAACGACCTGGTCATAGCCAGCGGCTCGGAGGACTGCACCGTCATGGTAAGAGCGCCATTTTTTTGCGCTCAAAATTCCAACTTGTGTGACTTTTCAACCCGCGCTGAGCTTTTTCTCCACCTTTTGGTGTCGCCTCCAGGTTTGGCAGATCCCCGAGAACGGTTTGGATTCTCCCCTCTCGGAGGCCGTGGTGGTTCTGGAAGGTCACTCCAAAAGGGTGGGCATCGTGGCTTGGCACCCCACCGCTCGGAACGTCCTGCTCAGCGCCGGTACGTTTTTACTTTGAGTGACGCGCGACGGCCTCTGGGTCGCCAGCCGGTGACCTTCAAGTGAAAGACACTAATTAACCCTTCACGGGGCACTTAACGATACGATCAAATGTCGAATTTGCTCGCTCTCTTAGGGTGTGACAACCAGGTGATCATCTGGAACGTGGGCACGGGCGAGGCCGCCATCACCCTGGACGACATGCACCCCGACGTGATCTTCAGCGTCAGCTGGAGCCGCAACGGCAGCCTGCTGTGCACCGCCTGCAAGGACAAAAAAGTCCGCGTGGTGGATCCCCGCAAAAAGAAGATTGTGGCGGTAAGTGGGAAACTTTCCATCGCACTATCCAGTGTTTCTAGTGGGTAGAATTGTTCCCGAGAGTGGTCGTCCACCAACCCTGACGAGCGCGCTTTTCCCTTTTAGGAGAAGGACAAAGCCCACGAGGGAGCTCGGCCAATGAGGGCCATCTTCCTGGCGGACGGAAAGATCTTCACCACCGGATTCAGCCGCATGAGCGAGCGTCAGCTAGCCCTGTGGAAATCCGTAAGGGAGAACCGGCCGCTCGTTCTGCGCCGTTCCACCGGGGGGCGCAACGCTGACCAAACCAAAAAATCGTAGCTGGGGGGTGGGTGCACTTTTGGCAAATGGGGCCCATCAAACACTAAATATACCACTCCATTTCCAACTCAAATTGGTTATTGTGActtggttattattattattggttatTGACAAATTAGATGGACACCGCGGTGTCTACTGCCTTTGAACGCGCCCAAACGTTATGATTGGCTGTGAATAAATTGACGCTTTGGCAATTATTCCCGGAATCGGGTGGATTATTCCCTGGACTAACCTTGTCACCGTATCTTTTGCGGCCAGGACAACATGGATGAGCCCATCTGCGTCCAGGAGATGGACTCCAGCAACGGAGTCTTGCTGCCGTTCTTCGACCCGGACACCAGCATAGTGTACCTATGCGGAAAGGTGAGCGAGCGCGGGCCCGCCTCCCGGGGATCCGGCTCAAGTCTGGTGTCTCCCGCGGGGCTCAGGGCGACAGCAGCATTCGCTACTTTGAGATCACGGACGAGGCGCCGTACGTCCACTACCTCAACACCTTCACCACCAAGGAGCCGCAGAGGGGGATGGGCTACATGCCCAAGCGCGGACTGGATGTCAACAAGTGCGAAATTGCCAGGTACGGCTAAACGTGCGTCCAATTATTCTTGGCTTCATCCCATCGAGCAAAGCTTTGCGTTCACTTTTGCTCTTCCGTGATTTCTGGATGAATTGAGCACTTTTTTTGGCAGGTTCTACAAATTACAGGAAAGAAAATGTGAGCCAATCATCATGACAGTCCCACGAAAGGTAAGCCAGAGtcattttagtatttatttccatcaagaaaaaaagaatatatttcAACGCTGAATTGAATGTTAATAAATATGAGAGtaaaaatattggattggattggataactttattcatcccgtattcgggaaatttcattgtcacagtagcaagaggttgaggatgcagaaataggaagttaataaataaatacaagaataaatatataaataaataagcatgttgctgaagtgtgtgtatatatatatatatatatatatatatatatacacacatacatatacacatacatatacacacatatacacatacatatacacatacatatacacacacacatatacacatacatacacacatatacacatacatatacacatgcatatacatacacatatacacacatacacatacatatacacatacatatacaaatacatagacacatacatagacacatacatagacatatacatatacacatacacatacatatacacatacatatacacatacatatacacatacatagacacatacatatacacatacatacacatagatgtacatgcatgcatacggtaggtcttaacactcagccatttttttgttaaagagcctgacagcttaTGTGAAGTGATAAGAATTGTGCATCGTGTACATGGATTGGCAGGGCAAATAAAGTAcagcttttaaaaatgtcaacgtGAATGATGTCCGTCCCCCACAAACACTTGAATGAACTCTGCGCTTGCAGTCGGACCTGTTTCAGGACGACCTGTACCCGGACACGGCCGGGCCCGACCCCGCCCTGGAGGCGGAGGAGTGGTTCAACGGCAAGAACGGCGGGCCCCTGCTGGTCTCGCTCAAGGACGGCTACCTGCCCACCAAGAGCCGAGAGCTCAAAGTGGTCAAGGCCAACGCGCTGGAGAGCAAAACCACGGCGGCCAAGCCGGAAAACGCCCCCAACGTCCACAAGAACCTTTCGTCCCCGGCCCCCGCTCAGACGCCCACGGTCAGTGTTTGCTAACTTTTGCATTGAAGgtcaccagaaaaaaatgggaattatTTGTACTGGCAGAAACTGTTTTTTGGGTCGGAACAAATGTCCCCAATTCTTGGGGACTCAGCGCATATTTCTTTCCTTCCGTCTCagcagaaaatggaagacaaacTGGAAGAGGTGCTGCGGGAGTTCAAGTCCCTGCGGGACCGCGTCATCCTCCAGGACCGGCGCATCGCCCGATTGGAAGAGCAGGTCGCCAAGGTTGCCATGTAAGCCCCGCCCAAAAacaccctcctcttcttcttcttcttcttcttcggcggcggcgccgggccGACATTCCACCACAAACTTTTTCCTCCCTCGGCCCACACgttcctctcttttttttttctccatactTTTGACACACAGACGGAAaagaaagagtttttttttgtttttgtttttttttaaatctgtgacGTTTGCCTTCCCAAAGTGTAGCATCATCAGTCAGTATTTCTCGCCATCTTATGTGTTGCCAAATATTGCGTTACGTGTTATTGGCGTGCAGTTTCATGCACAAGCGTTACATTTTCTGTCCCCTTGTTCACACATTCCAGGTGGAATATTTTAGGGGagatagggggggggggggttggttcGCCAGGTGGGCGGTCAGGCTTGCATATCCGCTGTAAAATGTCGTGCAAATTGTAGTGGTTGGTGCTGCTTGTCACTGTGGAGGGTTTTAAAATGacggtaaaaagaaaaaaaacacacaacaaacaaacgCCGCCCTTTGGAGGGAGTTTAGGGAAGCAAGAAGAAGTTGAAAGCCCAGCTTGTGTTTTTGCGCCACCACAACTTCTGTGCACACAATAAAGATTTTACACTCAGAAATGGCAAGCggcatgtttgtttgtttgttttaccccTAATTTTCTCAGTTGATTCACAGATGCTTCTGACAAGTACAGAAAATAGAGGAGATCTCCATTATGCCTTTTTCATCATGGCACCCTCGACGACTTTGCGGTTTGCCTCGGCGGAAGCCACGGGACGCTTTTGGTTACGAGTAACGTTTCTCTGTGACTTCCTCCTTGCAAAGTGGGGCGCCTCAGCAgctctttttttgttgctcGAGCGTGAAACATTTCCTGTTTCTATTGGGCCGTTGGCTTCGAAAGCGACATGACGTGAACGGGAGATTTTGTCGGAGAGTCGAGGTAAGATGGGATGCTTTCTTCTTCATGTCAGACCGCCGGAAAAAAACCCCGCTTCATTTTGAGTTTGAAGGACCGGCTAGCACTGACCGTGCTAAACGTCAAGCGCTTTTTGACTGACGTtcgccagtcaaaatggatttagcCCTTGTTCATTGTTAATATAACCGGCTTTATAGTGTTATTAGGGGGCCACAGAGTAAGTAACCATAAAGGTTTGTTCTGAGTTTATTCATTGATGCTTAGGAAATAATATGGTGCAAAgtgggcgttggtcaaaagtaGTTCGTCATGGTGAcggtgcaggaaaaaaaaatgatgcttgTGTCCAGCTGTGTCTTTTGGAACCAacgctttttgttgtttttctttcagatGACAGGTGACTGCACAAACGGGCCGTTGGGTTGGCTCTCGATTTTGCTTTCGAGCGCTTTGCTAGTCTTGGCAAGCGTAGAAACGCACGCCAGGTTGACGCCGGAAACGAGTGCGGGCGTCACTGATGTAAGTAGATCATCTCGCGATCGGGCTTTGGCGGGAACTCCCCGTAGCGAGTGGCCGCGGATTTCAGCGACAGTTCCGGTCCAGATCCACGGTCCGACACCGCTTTTGGCAATTGGAAAAACTCCTCCTTCTCCTACTCCTGGAAGTCCCAGGCTTACCCCGAAACCTGAGGCTCTCTCCGTCTTTAGAGGTCTGATCTCTCAACCGGCGGAGTCTTCGGAACCCTCAAAGAGCAGTTTGGGGCCAACTCTAGTCCCGGTGGAAAATCATAACACTAAAATGCCACCCACTGCTCACTTGGATCTGTCCACTCGCCATCCGCCAAACATCAGCTCCATCCCTGGACGTCAAGCACATTCTACTTCATTTGCCACCCCAAGCCGGCCTCCAGTTTTTGGCGGCACATCTCTGGATTTTTCCGCCTGGAGTTTAAGCCCCACGCCCTCTCGACCATCACACCATCCAAACACCATCACACCTGGAACGCCATCAATGCCACCTTTGACCGTCAAAGCGGACGTCCACGGTGGGAGCTCCACTCCTGGACCTCCCCAAGGGTCAACATCCAGCTTTGTCGGCGGCTCTACGCCAAGCCTCGGGCACGACGGTCCTCCGGGTTTGGAGACGACCAAGAAGATGTCTTTCAGTACTAGCGAAGAGACATCCGGCACCTCCGGAGCCCCGAGCGCTTCTCCCGGGATGACCGATCTGGCACCCCGGGCCGTTTGGGCCAGCTCGAGCTCCATTTCGGCAGCTTCGGACACGAGAGAGTCGCCGAGGACGAGCCAGACCGGGTCTACGGCTACGGCTCCCGCTCCGACGCCCGGCCCATGTTGGCCTGGGAAGACCCCGCCGCCCTCGAGACCGCGTCCCTCCCGCGACTTGGTCCGACCCTGCCTGGTGGCCATCGCGTGCCTGGCCGCCCTGGCCGCCGCCTTCCTGATGTCCACCGTGGTCCTGTGCGTCCGGCGCTCGGGCCGAAAGTACCGGGTCCAGAGGGCCCCGGAGCAGACGGAGATGACGTTCATGTCGGCTCTGATGCCGGAGAGGAAGTCCGGCGGCGCCGCGAGGAGCCGGAGCGACCCCTTCTCCGCCGCCTCGTTCCCGGCGATCCACAGCGTCTTGGACAGCGACGACGACATCGCCGACAATCTCACCCTGAGCAGCTTTCTTCAGGACAACGAGCGTTTTGTTTAGGAAAAACTTGGGTTGGAGTCCGGCGTGACGGAAAGCGGAACCACCAAAGCGCAACGTCCATCTCCATGACTTTTTAATCCTAATTTGCCCATATTTTACTCCCTCCCCAATGTCAACGCCAGAAATTGCCCGTCCATTGGCTCTATcggctttattattattatttttttttttaatatattttttctgccaGAGCTATATAACTCATGATACTTTTATTATTACAGTGGTTCCCAAAGTGCGGTACAAGCACCACCTGTGGTCCACAAGCTTCCTTCTATTGGTCCACCAAAGGCATTATTACACTTATATTTTATACACATATTTAACTGAAAATAGAAGCCATTTGAaggtttttttctgaaatagaAGCATAGTGTTCACACTTTGCCTTCTAAAATGAATGAAGccctgctttttttgtttaaattttcatttaaacccGTCGTCATCTTCGCCGATGACCATATAAAGTGTCAAACGTGTGAAAGACATCAGGCTGCATTGTTTCCAGTAATGTCCCCCCGCCCCCTTTCCTCCGTTCTactcgtttttttatttatttattttttcaccccCCCATTTTGGAGGCAGGCCACCACACAGGAAACATTAACCTCTTCCTGCATTAGTCTCCTCTGTCTGACCTGCATTTAGTATTCACTTTTTAGACAAAGCTGCGTGCAAATGAAAAGGTTCAAACAGGaacagagttttttttctttttttttttttaagtcaacagcattcaaatttaaaaataacgaTAACAAAATTTATTATAATCAAACTGcggaaaaatactaaaataatactttttttaattctaaagtaaaaacaaaaaacaagtcaaaatgTTCTCCCTAAAATAATCCCATGTAAATAGTACTAGGCCCAAACAAAGAGATTTGCATCCTGTACAAATACTTCTATAAATTCCAAACAAAAAATGGACTGGGAATCAATCACTGTGTCCATCGCcgtccgtcaatggcaacctatGAGTTAATGCTCCCATCTGTACACCCCCCtcgtcccccccaaaaaaataaactccatcccccatccatccatccatctaccTCCACCTCAGCCTCACAAAGTCAACTCCTGCCTGACTAACAAGAACAATCTGTGTAGACCGGATGGGGGGTGAAAAGGGGGGTTTGTAGCTCTTTCACGAAGAGAAGAAGGAGGCGGGAGGACAAGAAGAAAAGTTTGGGAGGATTCCACCATTCCTCTCctctccactccactccactctaTTTTATTCCATTCCAGACTGGCAAAGCGCACATGTGGAGGAGCACTTTTCCGTTGCAGCTGGGACCGACACGGGGACTTCCAACCTGGTGAGTACTCACTATTTTGCTTTTGACTTGAATGTTCTCATgtccgtcccccccccccccgaccccAGACACAGACAGAAGTAAGTACGTACGTACTTACGGCATCCCCCCACAGCCAGATAAAGTTTCGCTTGCAATGCCTTTGAACACAGAATGGGGAAAAGGCACAGTGGCCAGCGACGAAAATGGCGTGAGCGGTCTTACTGCCGTACAAGAGGCCTTTTGAggcaaaaatatgtaaaaaataaataaataataataataatctgccAGCCCTCGTCATGTGTTTCGCTGATTGACCTGAAATTGGGCAGGCATGTCAGTCTCGGTTGGAGGTCAACAGCtttgccattttatttaaaataggtAATGagacgtgtaaaaaaaaatctcaaggattggacaaaaaaagtcaGCCGTTTTTCATTTCCCCCTttaacctcatctcattttctgacccacttaatcctcactaaggtcgctaggggtgctggagcctatcccagctgactacgttTCTCAAAAATACTCTAGGCTGCAGTAAAGCAAAGCTAAAATAAGGAAGACGCAATACATTTTTAGCCCATGATAACGGGTTATATATCGGTCTTCATTTAAAGCCACGTCGTTTATTATTCCAAGCAGAAGTGTCATGATGTAGAAAACTAATTctaaggaaaaaacaaaagagcCATGCTTCTTTTGACTTTGATCTTGGTGACAAGCGACCTTAATTTTTGGCACGCTCGCTATTTCAGGCGCTAAGACGTCCCTCGGAGCGATCCGATTGGACGGCCGCTCTTTGCTTTTGGCGATGTCGTGACATCATGGCTTTTCCGTCCGCGATGTCGCCTTTAAGACCAAAGCCGGTCGGAGGAGAAGGAGGGATGGCGCCAGACTCGTAACGGCTCTTTGGCTTTCTAGATCCCGCCAGGAAATGAATACCCGTTTGAGCCACCCGCCCGAGGCCAGCGCCCGGCCGGACGTCTCCGGCGCCTCGGACTTCCCGGCCCGCGTGGCGGACTTCCTGCGGGAGCACGCGCTGCCCGTCCTCTTGGCGGCCTGCCTGCTCCTCGTCGTGGCGTTGGCCTTCTGCGGCGCCATCTACCTGACGCGCCGCCGACGAGCCGTGGCCTACTACCCGTCGTCCTACCCCGCCAAGATGTACGTGGACCGCCAAGATAAGAAGGGCGGGACCGGCGGCTTCCGCCAAGTCCCCGACCGTCAGCCGGCGGCGCCCGGAGCGGCGACGGGGGTGGGCCATCCGGAGGGCCAGCCCGTGGATTCCAACAAGCAGCTCCAGGCGGACATCGTGAGGATGGCTCAGAGCCTGAAGACGACGCCCGGCGGGCCGGCGGAGGACGCGGCGGGGAGGGTGGGCGAGGCCCCGCCTCCAAAGACGGTTCGAGAGCCCCGCGGCGGGAATCTGCGCCCTTCTTCGTTGCATCTTCACAACGACTCGGCCACTCTGCAGCTCATCGCCGGGGAAAAAACGGCCTTCTAGCCGGGGCCGGGACCGGGAgactttttccccattttcccCAAAGCACGCCGTTAGCCGCCCGTGACCATTGGCTTTCTTTTTCCACAGCGCCAGTTCCGAGACACTTCCAATTTCGTCCGGGAATCCGAAGAAATGGGCGCCTTCTGTGCCTGAAAACGGAGTATTTACGGCCAGTCCAACCAGTTTGAACGGATGCTCAATGGCGGCCGTTTCATCAACTTAGCCGTCGGTccacgtccaatccgttgggACTGGGAGATGCTGGCGGCCGTCCCCACGTTAACCTCTCTATTCATCCCAATgaaaaaatgtgattgtttaCCAGCACAAGATTAGACACAACGAAATGCCAATTGCCAGTAAATGAGTTAAGCAC from the Stigmatopora argus isolate UIUO_Sarg chromosome 16, RoL_Sarg_1.0, whole genome shotgun sequence genome contains:
- the coro1cb gene encoding coronin-1C-A isoform X1 — translated: MKTAFDVPKKSKDRPPESNPPPKKEMLRRVVRQSKFRHVFGQAVRNDQCYDDIRVSRVTWDSSFCAVNPKFVAIIIEASGGGAFLVLPLHKTGRIDKVFPTVCGHTGPVLDIDWCPHNDLVIASGSEDCTVMVWQIPENGLDSPLSEAVVVLEGHSKRVGIVAWHPTARNVLLSAGCDNQVIIWNVGTGEAAITLDDMHPDVIFSVSWSRNGSLLCTACKDKKVRVVDPRKKKIVAEKDKAHEGARPMRAIFLADGKIFTTGFSRMSERQLALWKSDNMDEPICVQEMDSSNGVLLPFFDPDTSIVYLCGKGDSSIRYFEITDEAPYVHYLNTFTTKEPQRGMGYMPKRGLDVNKCEIARFYKLQERKCEPIIMTVPRKSDLFQDDLYPDTAGPDPALEAEEWFNGKNGGPLLVSLKDGYLPTKSRELKVVKANALESKTTAAKPENAPNVHKNLSSPAPAQTPTQKMEDKLEEVLREFKSLRDRVILQDRRIARLEEQVAKVAM
- the coro1cb gene encoding coronin-1C-A isoform X2; translation: MKTAFDVPKKSKDRPPESNPPPKKEMLRRVVRQSKFRHVFGQAVRNDQCYDDIRVSRVTWDSSFCAVNPKFVAIIIEASGGGAFLVLPLHKTGRIDKVFPTVCGHTGPVLDIDWCPHNDLVIASGSEDCTVMVWQIPENGLDSPLSEAVVVLEGHSKRVGIVAWHPTARNVLLSAGCDNQVIIWNVGTGEAAITLDDMHPDVIFSVSWSRNGSLLCTACKDKKVRVVDPRKKKIVAEKDKAHEGARPMRAIFLADGKIFTTGFSRMSERQLALWKSDNMDEPICVQEMDSSNGVLLPFFDPDTSIVYLCGKGDSSIRYFEITDEAPYVHYLNTFTTKEPQRGMGYMPKRGLDVNKCEIARFYKLQERKCEPIIMTVPRKSDLFQDDLYPDTAGPDPALEAEEWFNGKNGGPLLVSLKDGYLPTKSRELKVVKANALESKTTAAKPENAPNVHKNLSSPAPAQTPTKMEDKLEEVLREFKSLRDRVILQDRRIARLEEQVAKVAM
- the coro1cb gene encoding coronin-1C-A isoform X3, with the translated sequence MLRRVVRQSKFRHVFGQAVRNDQCYDDIRVSRVTWDSSFCAVNPKFVAIIIEASGGGAFLVLPLHKTGRIDKVFPTVCGHTGPVLDIDWCPHNDLVIASGSEDCTVMVWQIPENGLDSPLSEAVVVLEGHSKRVGIVAWHPTARNVLLSAGCDNQVIIWNVGTGEAAITLDDMHPDVIFSVSWSRNGSLLCTACKDKKVRVVDPRKKKIVAEKDKAHEGARPMRAIFLADGKIFTTGFSRMSERQLALWKSDNMDEPICVQEMDSSNGVLLPFFDPDTSIVYLCGKGDSSIRYFEITDEAPYVHYLNTFTTKEPQRGMGYMPKRGLDVNKCEIARFYKLQERKCEPIIMTVPRKSDLFQDDLYPDTAGPDPALEAEEWFNGKNGGPLLVSLKDGYLPTKSRELKVVKANALESKTTAAKPENAPNVHKNLSSPAPAQTPTQKMEDKLEEVLREFKSLRDRVILQDRRIARLEEQVAKVAM
- the selplg gene encoding P-selectin glycoprotein ligand 1; translation: MTGDCTNGPLGWLSILLSSALLVLASVETHARLTPETSAGVTDVSRSSRDRALAGTPRSEWPRISATVPVQIHGPTPLLAIGKTPPSPTPGSPRLTPKPEALSVFRGLISQPAESSEPSKSSLGPTLVPVENHNTKMPPTAHLDLSTRHPPNISSIPGRQAHSTSFATPSRPPVFGGTSLDFSAWSLSPTPSRPSHHPNTITPGTPSMPPLTVKADVHGGSSTPGPPQGSTSSFVGGSTPSLGHDGPPGLETTKKMSFSTSEETSGTSGAPSASPGMTDLAPRAVWASSSSISAASDTRESPRTSQTGSTATAPAPTPGPCWPGKTPPPSRPRPSRDLVRPCLVAIACLAALAAAFLMSTVVLCVRRSGRKYRVQRAPEQTEMTFMSALMPERKSGGAARSRSDPFSAASFPAIHSVLDSDDDIADNLTLSSFLQDNERFV
- the tmem119b gene encoding transmembrane protein 119b — protein: MNTRLSHPPEASARPDVSGASDFPARVADFLREHALPVLLAACLLLVVALAFCGAIYLTRRRRAVAYYPSSYPAKMYVDRQDKKGGTGGFRQVPDRQPAAPGAATGVGHPEGQPVDSNKQLQADIVRMAQSLKTTPGGPAEDAAGRVGEAPPPKTVREPRGGNLRPSSLHLHNDSATLQLIAGEKTAF